CGTCGATTTCGCGTCGTAGTACGGGCTCTTGGCGTCGAACTGCGTGGGATCGGGATACGCCGTGGACGACACCTGCGCGAGCCCCGCGATGCCCGGTTCGGGACAGCTCGAATGATAGAAGAGCACGCCGTCGCCGATCTGCATGATGTCGCGCATGAAGTTGCGCGCCTGATAGTTGCGCACGCCGGTCCACGGCAAGGTGCGATGCGGCGCCTTCGAGAGATCGTCGATGCTTGCTTCGTCGGGTTCGGACTTCATCAGCCAGTAGCGCATGAGTCGAAGATGACGCGGTAGGGGAGCGGCGTGGCGCGCACGATCAGTGCAAAACGCGTGCAAAGCGCGTGAACGCCGCCCCAAATGGAAAACGGCACCGGACGTTGGTCCGATGCCGTTTTGGTATAGGTCCCCGCCTTAGCCGCTAGGCCGGCATCCTGAACCGAAGGTTCAGAATTGGTCGCAGTTAGCAGCACTTCGGGTACATCAGACTAGTGACGCGCACACCCGTGCTACAAATTTCCGCAACCGTGCACATGGCATTGGTTCAAGGAATATATGACCTTGGCGAACCAGGCAGGGAAGCTGACTTAACTTGTACGTAAATCGCTTTAACTTAACTCGTTTGGAAACGCTGGAGCGGAATCATTCACGCCTCACTGCATTTCCTCGAACCGCTCGCTCACTGCACGCCGTACTGCTGGATGACGGTGCCGAGTTGTTCGTTCATTTGGCGCATTGTACGACGGATTTCTTCCGCTGGGAATGCTTCCCCATGACGCACGCTCGTCTGCAAACGCAGCAGTTCCGAAGCGAGCGAGAGCGCCGCCATGACCGCGATGCGATCGGTGCCGCGCACGTTGCTGTGGTCGCGGATCCTGGTCATTTCGTTGTCGACGCGCGCGACCGCGTCGAGCAACGCCTGCTCCGTTTCCGGCGAACAGACGAGGCGATAGGTCTGGCCGAGTATCGTCGCTTCGATCTGCTTGGTGGTCATGCATTTTCTCCGTGGCGGGCCGCGTTGCTGTCGTCGTCGCTGGCGGGCGACGGTTCGAGCAGATCGAGCTGGTTGTCGCGTTCGGCGTTGGCGCGAGCACGCGGCAGCTTTTCGAGGATGGCGTTCAGGCGCACCTGGGCGTCGTCGATCTTGGCCGAGAGCGCGTCACGTTCCGCTTGCAGCGCGTTGCGTTCCTCGCGCATCTGGTCGAGGTCCGTTTGCGTGGCGCTGCATTGCGTACGCAGTTGCGCAAGTTGCTCTTCGAGTGCGAGGCGCGCTTCGTGTTGGCGCTGATTGATCTCGATCAGCCGCCCGATATTCTGTGAGAGTGTTTCGAGTTCGTTGAGCATGGGCTGCGTCCTCTAAAGACAGGCATTCTAGCGCGGATTACGACGTATTTAGGTAATTGTGTCGTTTCCAGACGTAACAACCCGGCTTCGTGTGCGCTTCGTGTGCGTTATTGCGGGCTTTCCGAATGCCGGCTTCAACGCGAATGTCATCGGCAGGTTGCAAAACGCAATATCGCGCGGCGGGAACGCAATTTGCCGCCCGCGCGCCGCGTGCGAAATCCGCAAGCGGGCCGCGCGTTATAACATCTCGCATTCCACGAATCTCTCGTATTTTCAGCGCTATGTCCTTCTCTTTGCCGATGCCGCGCCTCGTGCGTTGCCGCGATGCGCGCCGCAAGCCGCGATGAACGCCACGACGTGCGCGAGACGCACGGCGTGCCGCGCCGTTCGATGAACGCGCGTCGCGCGAGTGCGATCTGGGCCGTGCTGGCGGGCGCCGCATTCGTCGTGTTCGTCGCGTCGCTCGCGAGCGGCAGTGTGAGCGTGACGCTCGCGCAGGCGCTGCATGCGCTCGTGCCCGCGCACGGCGCGAGCGACATGGCCACCGAAATCGTGCGTACATTGCGCCTGCCGCGCGCGCTCGCGGGCTTCGCTTGCGGTGGACTGCTCGCGCTCGCGGGCGCGTTGCTGCAAGTGCTGCTGCGCAATCCGCTCGCGGAACCCTACGTGCTCGGCGTCTCCGGCGGCGCGGCCGCGTTCGCGCTCGTGGCGATGATCGCGGGCGTCGCGTGGTGGGGCGTGCAGGCGAGCGCCTGCGCGGGCGCGTTCGTCTCGATCCTGCTCGTGCTCGGTCTCGCGCGCCGCGAACTCTGGCGCGGCGAACCGCAGGACAGCTCGCCGCGCCTCTTGCTCACCGGCGCGGTCACGGCGGCGGGCTGGGGCGCGCTCATCACGCTGCTGCTCACGCTCGCGCCCGACACGCGCCTGCGCGGCATGTTGTTCTGGCTCACCGGCGACCTCAACGGCGCGGCCATGCCGTGGCCCGCGCTGGCCGCGCTGGCGTTCGTGCTCGCGGGCGTCGTGCCCATCGCGCCCATGCTCAACGTGCTGCTGCGTGGCGACGCCGCCGCGCACGCGCTCGGCGTGCCGGTGCTGCGCCTGCGCGTGGGCATCTATCTCGCGGCCTCGCTCGCCGCCGCCGCCGCCGTGACGACGGGCGGCACCATCGGCTTCGTCGGGCTGGTCGTGCCGCACATGTTGCGGCTCGCGTTCGGCAACGATCAGCGCATGCTCGTGCCGGCCTCCGCGCTCGCGGGCGGCGTCGCGGTGATGGCCGCCGATCTCGCCGCGCGCACCGTGGCCGCGCCCGCGCAATTGCCGGTGGGCGTCGTGACGGCGCTCGCGGGCGTGCCCGTGTTCCTGTGGATGCTGCTCGGCAGGCGCGCGCGATGAAGCCGGACTCACGAAATCCGCCGCTCATCGCCACCCGCGCGCTCACGTTGAAAGCGGGCGCGCGCACGCTCGTCGATTCGCTCACGCACCGTGTTCACGCGGGCGAGATCTGGTGCGTGGCAGGCGCGAACGGCGCGGGCAAGACCACGCTGATCGGCGCGCTCGCGGGTCTGCATGCGGGCGCGGCGGGACAGGTCGAGGTCGATGGCGTGGAGCTGCGCGACTGGTCGCCCGTGCAACTCGCGCGGCGTCGCGCGCTCATGCCGCAAGACGTGCGCGACGCGTTCAGCGCGAGCGTGCTCGACACCGTGCTGCTCAACCGCTATCCGCATCTTTCGGGCTGGGGCTGGGAAGGCGCCGACGACCGCGCCGCCGCGCACGCCGCGCTCGCGACGCTGGGCCTCGAAGCGTTCGCCGCGCGCGACGTGCTTTCGCTCTCGGGCGGCGAACGCCAGCGGGTCGCGCTCGCGGCCGCGCTGTGCCAGGCCGCGCCGCTGTTGCTGCTCGACGAACCGCTCGCGCATCTCGATCTGCATCATCAGATTGCGTGCCTCGAAGCGCTCACGCAATGGGTTCGCGCCGAAGCCGAAGCCGCACGGCGCGCGATCGTGTTCTCGTGCCACGATCTCAATCTCGCGCGCCGTTACGCCACGCATGCGCTCCTGCTCGACGGCCGCGGCGGTCATCACGCGGGTCGCGTGCGCGAGGTGCTCACGCCCGAGCGCGCGAGCGCCGCCCTCGGTCATCCGCTCGTGCTGATCCGCGAGGGCGCGCATGAGGCGCTCGTGCCCGCGCTGTCCGCCGATACGGCGCGCTAATGCGATACTTCGCGCGCCGTTACCTGCTTCCTATCGAATCGAAATCATCATGACGTCACCGCTTTCCGACCTGTTCACCGTCGACCCGCTCGATCTGGCGTTGCGCGACACGCTGCAACATCTCATCGACACGAAGACGAAGCCGCCCGGCAGCCTCGGCCGTCTCGAAGCGCTCGCGCTGCAACTCGGGCTGATCCAGCGCGGCACGCAAGTGCGCGTCGAGCGTCCCGTGATGATCGTGTTCGCGGGCGATCACGGCATTGCCGCCGAAGGCGTGAGCCCGTACCCGCAAGCGGTGACCGCGCAGATGGTCGCCAACTTCCTCGCGGGCGGCGCGGCCATCAACGCGTTCAGCGGCGTGGCCGGGCTCACGCTCGAAATCGTCAACGCGGGCGTGGCGACGCCGTTGCCGCCGTCGAACGCGTTGGTCGACGTGCCCGTCGCGCGCGGCACGCGCAACTTCGCGCGCGAGCGCGCCATGACGCGCGACGAAGCGCTGGCCGCGCTCGAAGCGGGCGCGGCGCGCGTGCGTCATCACGCGGCGCTCGGCACCAACGTGATCGGCTTCGGCGAGATGGGGATCGCCAATACCTCGGCGGCGGCGTGCCTCATGAGCCGCCTGTGCGACGTGCCGATCGACGAATGCGTCGGGCGCGGCACCGGCCTCGACGACGCGGGCCTCGCGAAGAAGCGCGCCGTGCTCGCGGCCGCGCTCGCGTTGCACGCCGACGCGCGCGAACCGCTCGACGTGCTGGCCGCGTTCGGCGGCTTCGAGATCGCGATGATGGCGGGCGCGTTCCTTCAGGCGGCGCGCTCGCGCATGACGATTCTCGTCGACGGTTTCATCGCCACGTCCGCGCTGCTCGTCGCGCACGCGCTTGCGCCGAACGTGCGCGAGTACTGCGTGTTCGCGCACGCGTCGAACGAGGCGGGGCATCGGCGCATGCTCGAGTATTTCGGCGCGCGCGAGTTGCTCGCGCTCGATCTGCGTCTCGGCGAAGGCACGGGCGCGGCGCTCGCGGTGCCGCTGCTGCGCGCGGCCGCCGCGTTCGTGAACGAGATGGCGAGCTTCGAGCAGGCGGGCGTGGACGATCGCGCCAGCGGCGATCAACCTCGCCACGCGTGAAGCTCACCGCACATCGCCCATGAATCCGCTCGCGGAACTGCGTTACTTCTTCACGGCGCTCGGCTATTTCACGCGCGTGCCGGTGCCGCGCTGGGTCGGTTTCGATCCCGCGTGGCTCAACGCGGCGGCGCGCTATTTTCCGCTCGTCGGTGCGTTGATCGGCGCGCTTGCGGCGCTCGTCTATGTTGCCGCGCTGCACGTGTTTCCAGCGGGCGTGGCCGTGTTGCTGTCGATGGCGGTCACGCTGCTCGCAACGGGCGCGTTCCATGAAGACGGTCTCGCCGATTGCTGCGATGCCTTCGGCGGCGCGTACCAGCGCGAGGACGTGCTGCGCATCATGCACGACTCGCGTATTGGCGCATTCGGCGCGATCGCGCTGGTCGTGGCGCTCGCGCTCAAGTGGCAG
The Paraburkholderia acidisoli genome window above contains:
- a CDS encoding RND family efflux transporter, yielding MLNELETLSQNIGRLIEINQRQHEARLALEEQLAQLRTQCSATQTDLDQMREERNALQAERDALSAKIDDAQVRLNAILEKLPRARANAERDNQLDLLEPSPASDDDSNAARHGENA
- a CDS encoding EVE domain-containing protein, translated to MRYWLMKSEPDEASIDDLSKAPHRTLPWTGVRNYQARNFMRDIMQIGDGVLFYHSSCPEPGIAGLAQVSSTAYPDPTQFDAKSPYYDAKSTQENPRWMLVDVVFEKKCPLIPLAALREHEELADMRVLAKGNRLSITPVTPAEWNFITKQLM
- a CDS encoding ABC transporter ATP-binding protein, with protein sequence MKPDSRNPPLIATRALTLKAGARTLVDSLTHRVHAGEIWCVAGANGAGKTTLIGALAGLHAGAAGQVEVDGVELRDWSPVQLARRRALMPQDVRDAFSASVLDTVLLNRYPHLSGWGWEGADDRAAAHAALATLGLEAFAARDVLSLSGGERQRVALAAALCQAAPLLLLDEPLAHLDLHHQIACLEALTQWVRAEAEAARRAIVFSCHDLNLARRYATHALLLDGRGGHHAGRVREVLTPERASAALGHPLVLIREGAHEALVPALSADTAR
- a CDS encoding cell division protein ZapA is translated as MTTKQIEATILGQTYRLVCSPETEQALLDAVARVDNEMTRIRDHSNVRGTDRIAVMAALSLASELLRLQTSVRHGEAFPAEEIRRTMRQMNEQLGTVIQQYGVQ
- a CDS encoding FecCD family ABC transporter permease; the protein is MNARRASAIWAVLAGAAFVVFVASLASGSVSVTLAQALHALVPAHGASDMATEIVRTLRLPRALAGFACGGLLALAGALLQVLLRNPLAEPYVLGVSGGAAAFALVAMIAGVAWWGVQASACAGAFVSILLVLGLARRELWRGEPQDSSPRLLLTGAVTAAGWGALITLLLTLAPDTRLRGMLFWLTGDLNGAAMPWPALAALAFVLAGVVPIAPMLNVLLRGDAAAHALGVPVLRLRVGIYLAASLAAAAAVTTGGTIGFVGLVVPHMLRLAFGNDQRMLVPASALAGGVAVMAADLAARTVAAPAQLPVGVVTALAGVPVFLWMLLGRRAR
- a CDS encoding adenosylcobinamide-GDP ribazoletransferase produces the protein MNPLAELRYFFTALGYFTRVPVPRWVGFDPAWLNAAARYFPLVGALIGALAALVYVAALHVFPAGVAVLLSMAVTLLATGAFHEDGLADCCDAFGGAYQREDVLRIMHDSRIGAFGAIALVVALALKWQTLAALPPARAALLMIAGHAASRAAAISYLVTLDYVRAEGKAKPVAQRMSVGAWLCACVFGLPWLFWPTWQGAADWRLGATMLAVLAVLRFALGRYFVRRIGGYTGDCLGFAQQVFEIALYLVGLAWISY
- the cobT gene encoding nicotinate-nucleotide--dimethylbenzimidazole phosphoribosyltransferase, producing the protein MTSPLSDLFTVDPLDLALRDTLQHLIDTKTKPPGSLGRLEALALQLGLIQRGTQVRVERPVMIVFAGDHGIAAEGVSPYPQAVTAQMVANFLAGGAAINAFSGVAGLTLEIVNAGVATPLPPSNALVDVPVARGTRNFARERAMTRDEALAALEAGAARVRHHAALGTNVIGFGEMGIANTSAAACLMSRLCDVPIDECVGRGTGLDDAGLAKKRAVLAAALALHADAREPLDVLAAFGGFEIAMMAGAFLQAARSRMTILVDGFIATSALLVAHALAPNVREYCVFAHASNEAGHRRMLEYFGARELLALDLRLGEGTGAALAVPLLRAAAAFVNEMASFEQAGVDDRASGDQPRHA